One window of the uncultured Methanobrevibacter sp. genome contains the following:
- the amrS gene encoding AmmeMemoRadiSam system radical SAM enzyme, which yields MLVSRELYKKSSKTQKIRCEICANYCKIADGNVGICKQYKNINGELFDESYGIVSSLSPDPVEKKPLNKFLPGTFTYSIGGFGCNMTCLHCQNYMISHEYDKNSRGIKITPEAIVENAIKYNCKSIAWTYNEPTIHLPFSKKTSLLAKRENLNVIYVSNGYYSDKSIEEVLTFVDAFNIDLKSMSKDFYKKVCGADLDIVLDNLRRIYLEGKHLEITNLIINDYNDSIDEITELCDFVVGELGPEVPLHFSRAFPYYKMDDISPTRPEILFKAREIALEKGIENVYLGNI from the coding sequence ATGTTAGTGAGTAGAGAATTATACAAAAAAAGTTCCAAGACACAAAAAATCAGATGTGAAATCTGTGCAAACTATTGTAAAATAGCTGATGGTAATGTCGGAATATGCAAACAGTATAAAAACATTAACGGTGAGCTATTTGATGAATCATATGGTATTGTTTCATCATTAAGTCCTGATCCGGTTGAAAAGAAGCCTTTAAATAAATTTTTACCAGGCACATTTACATACTCCATTGGCGGTTTTGGGTGTAACATGACATGTTTGCACTGCCAGAACTATATGATATCTCACGAATATGATAAAAATTCAAGAGGTATTAAAATAACGCCGGAAGCTATTGTGGAAAATGCAATTAAATATAATTGTAAGTCAATTGCTTGGACCTATAATGAACCTACTATACACTTGCCTTTCAGCAAAAAAACTTCGCTTCTTGCAAAGCGTGAAAACTTGAATGTAATATATGTCAGTAACGGTTACTATTCAGACAAATCCATTGAAGAGGTTTTGACTTTTGTGGATGCATTCAACATAGACTTGAAATCCATGTCCAAGGATTTTTACAAAAAGGTCTGTGGAGCTGATTTGGACATTGTTTTGGATAATCTTAGAAGAATTTATCTTGAAGGAAAACACTTGGAGATAACAAATCTGATTATTAATGATTATAACGATTCAATTGATGAAATTACTGAATTGTGTGATTTTGTTGTTGGTGAATTAGGTCCTGAAGTTCCACTTCATTTTTCAAGGGCATTTCCTTACTATAAAATGGATGACATATCCCCAACACGGCCAGAAATTCTGTTTAAAGCACGTGAAATTGCTTTAGAAAAAGGAATTGAGAATGTTTATTTGGGCAATATTTAG
- the hacA gene encoding homoaconitase large subunit, producing MPTMSEKILARASGKDTVEAGDIVIANIDVAMTHDLTGPLSVESFEKIGAEKVWDSSKIVIPFDHQVPADSIDSANNHIIMRDFVEKHNIENFYDVNAGVCHQILPELGHVVPGEVIVGADSHTCTHGALGAFSTGIGSTDMAMVFAEGNLWFKVPETNRFEITGNLKENVYAKDVILHIIGRMGADGSTYKACEFAGDTVSDMSISDRMVLCNMAIEMGGKTGLVEVDQKTIDYVESRSDKPYKIYKTDLDSPSLNIIDVDVSDLEPQVACPHNVDNVKPVSEVDQELDQVFLGSCTNGRLSDLRDAAKILKGNKVAKGTRMLVIPASREVYSKALDEGLIRIFVDAGALVSAPCCGPCLGGHTGIIGPGEVSLSTSNRNFKGRQGSPDGKVYLSSAAVAAASAIEGKIVAPE from the coding sequence ATGCCAACAATGTCAGAGAAAATATTAGCTAGAGCATCTGGTAAAGATACAGTTGAAGCTGGAGACATAGTTATAGCAAATATTGATGTAGCGATGACACATGATTTAACCGGACCTCTTTCAGTAGAATCCTTTGAAAAAATTGGAGCTGAAAAAGTTTGGGATTCGTCAAAAATAGTAATTCCATTTGATCATCAGGTTCCAGCAGATTCAATTGATTCGGCGAATAATCATATTATTATGAGAGATTTTGTTGAAAAACATAATATTGAGAACTTTTATGATGTTAATGCTGGTGTTTGCCATCAGATACTTCCGGAATTAGGTCATGTCGTGCCTGGAGAAGTAATTGTGGGTGCTGATTCACATACTTGTACTCATGGAGCTTTAGGTGCATTTTCTACAGGTATTGGTTCAACAGATATGGCCATGGTATTTGCTGAAGGTAATTTGTGGTTTAAAGTACCTGAAACAAACAGGTTTGAAATCACAGGCAATTTGAAGGAAAATGTTTATGCAAAAGATGTTATCCTACATATAATTGGCCGGATGGGAGCCGATGGTTCAACATACAAGGCATGTGAATTCGCTGGAGATACTGTTAGTGACATGAGCATTTCTGACAGAATGGTTTTATGTAATATGGCCATTGAAATGGGTGGAAAAACAGGATTGGTAGAAGTGGATCAAAAAACCATTGATTATGTTGAAAGCCGCTCGGATAAGCCATATAAAATCTATAAAACAGATTTGGATTCACCATCTCTTAATATAATTGATGTTGATGTTAGTGACTTGGAGCCCCAAGTGGCTTGTCCGCATAATGTTGATAATGTAAAGCCTGTAAGTGAAGTTGACCAAGAGTTAGACCAGGTATTTTTGGGGTCCTGTACAAATGGAAGGCTAAGCGATTTAAGGGATGCTGCAAAAATACTTAAAGGCAATAAAGTAGCTAAAGGCACTAGAATGCTGGTTATTCCTGCATCCAGGGAAGTTTACTCAAAAGCTCTTGATGAAGGTTTAATTAGAATATTTGTTGATGCAGGAGCACTTGTATCTGCTCCTTGCTGCGGTCCGTGTCTTGGAGGACATACTGGTATAATAGGTCCTGGAGAAGTAAGCCTTTCTACTTCAAATAGAAACTTTAAAGGAAGACAAGGTTCACCTGACGGAAAAGTATACTTATCCTCAGCAGCTGTTGCGGCAGCTTCAGCCATTGAAGGAAAAATTGTAGCGCCGGAGTGA
- a CDS encoding 3-isopropylmalate dehydratase small subunit, with translation MKGTAWKFGNDIDTDIIVPGRYLIYTDEERLAEHCMEGLDADFNNKCKKGDFIVAGRNFGCGSSREHAPIALKGVGISAVIAESFARIFYRNATNVGVPLLEAPGITELVENAEEIEVDMEKGIITNANGESITFKKLPPFMLEILEQGGLIEYLKNKR, from the coding sequence GTGAAAGGAACTGCATGGAAATTTGGAAACGATATTGATACGGATATTATTGTTCCTGGAAGATATTTGATTTATACAGATGAAGAAAGATTGGCCGAACACTGTATGGAAGGTTTGGACGCTGATTTCAATAATAAATGCAAAAAAGGGGATTTCATTGTAGCCGGAAGGAATTTTGGTTGCGGTTCATCTCGTGAGCATGCACCTATTGCACTTAAAGGCGTTGGCATTTCAGCAGTAATAGCAGAATCTTTTGCCAGAATATTCTATAGAAATGCTACAAATGTTGGTGTTCCGCTTTTGGAAGCTCCAGGAATTACAGAACTTGTTGAAAACGCTGAAGAAATTGAAGTTGATATGGAAAAAGGAATAATAACTAATGCAAATGGAGAATCAATAACATTTAAAAAATTGCCTCCATTCATGTTAGAAATATTAGAGCAAGGTGGTTTAATTGAATACCTCAAAAACAAAAGATAA
- the cfbA gene encoding sirohydrochlorin nickelochelatase, with protein sequence MSDKKTGILLLSHGSRLDDGEEVIKAYKEMYTEEFPEMPVEYGFMEIRKPGIPETINKLTSENDLDKIIVVPVFVAHGLHTKRDIPELLGIESDFDEEAVSGHHHHHHHDHGHDHGHHHHHHHDHDDEEFEFDGEIVLTDPLGIDTRLYEIIKDRVSDAL encoded by the coding sequence ATGTCTGATAAAAAAACTGGAATTTTACTTTTAAGCCACGGATCAAGATTGGACGATGGAGAGGAAGTAATTAAAGCTTATAAAGAAATGTATACTGAAGAGTTTCCGGAAATGCCTGTAGAATATGGATTTATGGAAATTAGAAAACCGGGAATTCCAGAAACAATCAATAAATTAACTTCAGAAAATGATTTGGATAAGATTATTGTTGTACCGGTGTTTGTAGCTCATGGTCTTCACACAAAAAGAGACATACCTGAACTACTTGGTATTGAAAGTGATTTTGATGAAGAAGCAGTTTCAGGTCATCATCATCACCATCATCACGACCATGGCCACGATCACGGACATCATCATCACCATCATCACGACCATGATGATGAAGAATTTGAATTTGATGGTGAAATCGTATTGACTGATCCTTTAGGAATTGATACACGTTTATACGAAATTATTAAAGACAGAGTTTCAGATGCATTATAA
- the ribH gene encoding 6,7-dimethyl-8-ribityllumazine synthase, translated as MVKYEIAAVVAEFNYDITQMMLELAKAEAKNRDCEITKVVAVPGVFDMPLVIKKLLQKGEYDALITLGAVIEGATDHDQIVAQHASRKIADLALEYDTPVALGITGPGMTRMDAHRRVKNAKSAVEAAIKMCDRLKEI; from the coding sequence ATGGTAAAATATGAAATTGCAGCAGTTGTTGCAGAATTTAATTATGATATAACTCAGATGATGTTAGAATTAGCTAAAGCTGAAGCTAAAAATAGAGATTGTGAAATTACAAAAGTAGTAGCTGTACCTGGCGTATTTGATATGCCTCTTGTAATTAAAAAATTATTACAAAAAGGCGAATATGATGCATTAATTACTTTAGGCGCTGTTATTGAAGGTGCAACAGACCACGATCAAATTGTAGCACAACATGCTTCCCGTAAAATCGCTGATTTAGCACTTGAATATGATACTCCAGTTGCACTTGGAATTACTGGTCCGGGAATGACTAGAATGGATGCTCACAGACGTGTTAAAAACGCAAAAAGCGCTGTTGAAGCAGCTATTAAAATGTGCGACAGATTAAAAGAAATTTAG
- a CDS encoding isocitrate/isopropylmalate family dehydrogenase, whose amino-acid sequence MNTSKTKDKYQIAIVPGDGIGKEVMEATIFVLDSLGIDFDYVYGDAGDECLEKTGTALPGETLDIIRNADACLFGAAGETAADVIVKIRQEMKMFANLRPVKAYPNTDSLSDDIDFMIVRENTEGMYIADEEEFTDEGAVARRIITRNAEERIIDYAFNYAVENNKSKVTAVHKANVLKKSDGLFKEIFYEVAQNYPDIATEDFYVDATAMYLITQPESFEVIVTTNLFGDILSDEGAGLVGGLGLIPSANIGEDAALFEPVHGSAPDIAGKGIANPIAMMLSSVMMLRYIGEIEAADKFDAAILKVLNDANVLTGDLGGNASTMEVAQAVKNNL is encoded by the coding sequence TTGAATACCTCAAAAACAAAAGATAAATATCAGATTGCCATTGTTCCAGGTGATGGAATAGGAAAGGAAGTAATGGAAGCTACAATCTTTGTTCTTGATAGTTTAGGTATTGATTTTGATTATGTTTATGGTGATGCAGGCGATGAATGTCTTGAAAAAACTGGAACAGCTCTTCCAGGTGAAACTTTAGACATTATTCGCAATGCTGATGCCTGTTTATTTGGTGCAGCTGGAGAGACTGCAGCTGATGTTATTGTAAAAATACGTCAGGAAATGAAAATGTTTGCAAATTTAAGGCCTGTAAAAGCATATCCAAATACAGATTCATTGTCTGATGACATTGATTTTATGATTGTCCGTGAAAATACTGAGGGTATGTATATAGCAGATGAAGAGGAATTCACTGATGAAGGGGCTGTTGCAAGACGTATAATTACAAGAAATGCTGAAGAGCGCATTATTGATTATGCGTTTAATTATGCAGTTGAAAACAATAAATCCAAAGTTACAGCTGTTCATAAAGCTAATGTATTAAAGAAAAGTGACGGTTTGTTTAAGGAAATTTTCTATGAAGTTGCTCAAAACTATCCGGATATTGCAACAGAGGACTTTTATGTAGATGCAACAGCAATGTATCTCATTACACAACCTGAAAGCTTTGAAGTCATTGTAACCACAAATCTCTTTGGTGACATATTGTCAGATGAAGGTGCAGGTCTTGTAGGAGGGCTTGGTTTAATTCCTTCTGCAAATATTGGTGAGGATGCAGCATTGTTTGAACCTGTACACGGTTCAGCACCGGATATTGCAGGAAAAGGCATTGCAAATCCGATTGCAATGATGTTGTCATCTGTAATGATGCTTAGATACATTGGTGAAATTGAAGCTGCAGACAAATTTGATGCAGCTATTTTAAAAGTATTAAATGATGCTAATGTTTTAACCGGTGATTTGGGAGGTAATGCTTCCACTATGGAAGTAGCTCAAGCGGTTAAAAATAATTTATAA
- the thiL gene encoding thiamine-phosphate kinase — MSLKVSDIGEKELIRYIIANSRSITPDDTAITKLNSTNLISTCDMLIQSRHFPENMSYFNMGFKAVTVNVSDLAAMGAEPLGFLLAIALPKDLKLDSFKEIIEGVLNACNYYQIPLIGGDTNEASEIIISGTALGITDKPLMKDTYNIGDLIAVTGDIGLAALGFELDSFDNIYIKQALKPEARIKEGLILRDFATSATDITDGLASELYEIKKDGFGFMIHEELLGISDEYKSLAEKFNLNYLDLVLHVGEDFELLFTISGDDLEKLPIDYKVIGEVTDSDVIELTLENGFVERIENKGYEHYVSE, encoded by the coding sequence ATGAGCTTAAAAGTCTCTGATATTGGTGAAAAAGAATTAATTAGATATATCATTGCTAATTCTAGGAGTATTACTCCTGATGATACTGCCATTACCAAATTAAATTCTACAAATCTGATTTCAACCTGTGATATGCTAATTCAATCCAGACATTTTCCCGAAAACATGTCTTATTTTAATATGGGTTTTAAAGCTGTTACTGTTAATGTAAGTGATCTTGCAGCAATGGGGGCCGAACCTTTAGGATTTCTTCTGGCTATTGCACTTCCTAAAGATTTAAAATTGGATTCATTTAAAGAAATTATTGAAGGTGTATTGAATGCCTGTAATTACTATCAAATTCCTCTTATAGGTGGGGATACCAATGAAGCATCTGAAATTATTATTTCGGGGACTGCTTTGGGAATTACTGATAAGCCATTGATGAAAGACACCTACAATATCGGTGATTTAATAGCTGTTACGGGCGATATTGGACTGGCGGCATTGGGTTTTGAATTGGATTCTTTTGATAATATTTATATAAAACAGGCTTTAAAGCCAGAAGCCCGCATAAAAGAAGGTTTGATTTTAAGGGATTTTGCCACATCAGCCACAGACATTACAGACGGGCTTGCCAGTGAATTGTATGAGATTAAAAAAGATGGTTTTGGATTCATGATTCATGAGGAGCTTTTGGGAATTTCTGATGAATATAAATCCTTAGCTGAAAAATTTAATTTAAATTATCTGGATTTGGTTTTGCATGTCGGTGAAGACTTTGAGCTATTGTTTACAATATCCGGAGATGATTTAGAAAAATTGCCTATTGATTATAAGGTGATTGGAGAGGTTACAGATTCGGATGTCATTGAATTAACGCTTGAAAATGGATTTGTAGAAAGAATTGAAAATAAGGGCTATGAGCATTATGTTAGTGAGTAG
- a CDS encoding DUF2264 domain-containing protein codes for MASFLNKLRKKEEPVIEEQEFSLSDRVFWVSTLQKIAYPVLNNLAKSSLRKNMPYESPSLEGQKFSYLEAFARVFNGIAPWLELGADNSEEGIVREKYIRMTKRAISNAVNPNNNDYIFVVEPKQSLVDVALFAQGLLRAKNQIWLNLQMDDQARIIRELKNTRVIAPYENHWLLFTSMIEAALLEFTGECDKERLSYGISRFRDDFYRGDGIYSDGEVFTSDYFNSMVIHPMLNDILKVMRKYGIAEGEFLDVQLMRSSRLSSQLERTIAPDATYPLIGSCLSYRCGVFHLLSQAALLKILPRNINPAQVRCALTAVLKKQFSENQNFSNNGWLLLGLNGSQTDISESDINTGSLYFCCTVFLPLGLDASDAFWTSEPAEWTSVQAWNGHQIKRDQSIDF; via the coding sequence ATGGCATCATTTTTGAATAAACTAAGAAAAAAAGAAGAACCTGTTATTGAAGAACAAGAGTTTTCTTTAAGTGACAGGGTTTTCTGGGTTTCAACTTTACAAAAAATAGCATATCCTGTTTTGAATAACCTTGCAAAAAGTTCATTAAGGAAGAATATGCCTTATGAGTCCCCTAGTCTCGAAGGTCAAAAATTTTCATATCTTGAAGCTTTTGCACGTGTGTTTAATGGAATTGCACCATGGTTAGAGTTAGGAGCCGATAACTCTGAAGAAGGAATCGTCCGTGAAAAATACATTCGCATGACAAAAAGAGCTATCTCCAATGCAGTTAATCCTAACAATAACGACTATATATTTGTAGTTGAACCAAAACAATCTTTAGTTGATGTCGCTTTATTTGCTCAAGGATTATTAAGAGCCAAAAATCAAATTTGGCTTAATTTACAAATGGATGATCAGGCAAGAATTATCCGTGAACTCAAAAATACAAGAGTTATTGCACCATACGAAAATCACTGGTTGTTATTTACATCCATGATTGAAGCTGCTCTTTTGGAATTTACAGGAGAATGTGATAAAGAGCGTTTAAGTTATGGTATTAGCAGATTCAGAGATGATTTCTATAGGGGAGATGGAATTTACTCTGACGGAGAAGTTTTTACTTCTGATTACTTCAACAGTATGGTAATTCATCCTATGTTAAACGATATTTTAAAAGTAATGAGAAAATATGGAATTGCAGAAGGCGAATTTCTTGACGTTCAATTGATGAGATCATCAAGATTATCATCACAGCTGGAAAGAACAATCGCACCTGATGCTACTTATCCTCTGATAGGAAGTTGTCTATCATATCGTTGCGGTGTTTTCCATTTACTATCACAAGCAGCTTTATTAAAAATATTACCAAGAAATATTAATCCTGCACAGGTTAGATGCGCTCTAACAGCCGTTTTGAAAAAACAATTCAGTGAAAACCAAAACTTTTCAAACAACGGATGGTTGCTTCTTGGATTAAATGGTTCACAAACTGATATTTCAGAAAGTGATATCAACACAGGCAGTCTTTATTTCTGCTGTACAGTGTTCCTACCATTAGGTTTAGATGCCAGCGATGCATTTTGGACTTCCGAACCTGCAGAATGGACCAGTGTGCAAGCATGGAATGGACACCAAATAAAAAGAGATCAATCTATTGATTTTTAA